The following nucleotide sequence is from Megalops cyprinoides isolate fMegCyp1 chromosome 19, fMegCyp1.pri, whole genome shotgun sequence.
TTTGTAAGGCTCATTGGCATAATGTTTGTttgataaattaaattaagtacGTCgggtttatttttcaaactgctgtctttttccagaaaatttaCCTTCAATTTCAAGCTCCACTGAGATACCTGTTTTGCTGATTCATGTATGCGTTTGCTTAGAGTAATCAGGtattaattctgttttattccaATTACATGGAACAAATTTAAATATAGATTTATGTTGCTTTTCTGAAATAATGTATGGTAACTCCactaacacaaaaaaatcttctgGGGATGCCCGCACAATGGAATGCTTTCAATAGGAGTGAAAAATAATACAGGCCTTTTTTTGTTGGCCATACAATGGCTTTGGTCTTCCTcctaatactaatactaatcaAGTCACACTTTGCAAGAGTCAAGATAAGATACATACATGAAGATACATATTTAGAATATGTATGTTTAGACATGCTTCCAAGGTGAAGTTTTAGCAATTGAATGGTGTCGTGGTTCATTGGGAAATGTAATCAATAACTATAATTTGGTGGTTCTccattgtgttttaaacacGTCACTGACTTAAACTTGTAAGTGTGAAACTTTGtatcaatatttaataaattatatttggTATAGAAGAGATTCTTCCTTATTTTGATAGTTACTTCTTATGATgatgttatttttatcattttgaatattaaatacataattatctGATagcaattattattatgtttaacTGAATATCTTTTGAAGTCATATCTTCGAGTCAAGGAACTCTACAGTGAATAGATAATTGCATACAAGGCCAGGCCTGGACACtttgtgtgggtctgtgttaTGACTAAGTTATTTTAAATCTGCTTCTCCTGGACTGAAGGCCACCTCTGCACAAACGAAATAATCAGGCAACTTCATCAGAAGTCAAAACCTGTTCTCTAACAGTTGTATGACAGGTCAATATTGTAGCAGTATGAAGTGAACAGAGTTAATTAAGAGTAAATGTGGAAAACCTGGGTTGCTAAACAGCGTAGCTCAATAtctacaataaaaatgcatgtaatgtaacttaatatcccatctgaaaaaaaaagtagattTCACAtctcttaaatgtttaatgaataGGTAAGAGCTTTAGACCGCCCTCTTCTGGTGAAATGGGAAAATGCTAATGTATACTTTATTCACAAAGCATAATCTAATggtaaaaataatcaaaaatgagTCATCAAGTTTTCTcagacatgcaaatgaaatcatATGATCTTCAGGtccatacacacagaaaatatgaatgtgtatgttatAAATGGGACAAACCGTTGTATAATTGATCACTGACTGCCATCTTAAACACCAAGCAAATAATTTTAGAAGATATAGACAGTACTGGACACATTTGCAATAACTATCAGTCAAAATAGCTGATTATAAAAAATAGAGGACATTAAGCAAGCAAGCTGCATTGACATGCTTTTAAACACACGTGCATCTGCAGTTAAAGCAGAGCTATGCTTGCCAGAACCACCAAAATCATGTCCGCATTTATTGTTCCTCTTGACTGTACAACTGGTGATGTCACACTCTTAACAAACAGAACTTTGACTCATTGGTTTATTTAcatagctgtgtgtttgtacgaTTTATTGTAAGATACCATGCAAGGACTTGTAGTCTTCATAGTCGATCATTGATCTAGGTCAATGCAAACATATCCATACTCAGCACTCACCAAAATGACCACTCCACACCCCGAGgagtaactgttttttttattgaacaaaaaGTTCACTCTGAAGGTCACGTGACAGTGACTGATTCCACATGAGCATTCATGCTAACTGTAACCAGTGGTGTTCTCCTTCCTCATATGCCTCCAATATACATTCAGTACTAACCTGCTATTGGCACTTGGTCAAACACCAGCTGCTatacagaaaatacagtggTCCTGCCATTTGGATTCAGAACGACATGAAAAACAGCTTCCACAAAAACCATTTTCAAAACTACAGTAGAAGCAGAAACAGAGATTTAAGAAACTAGAATGAAATATCGCAAGACATAGAAAGGGCCAGAAGCCACCATAGGTGTCCATTTCCATCTACAGCAGGGAATGACATTTTGAATGGGTTAAATGGATGGCCACTGGGCTAAACcgattatgttttttttgaaagaaaaatccacaaaaaaggCACACAGCTCAAACATTTATCACATATTCATAGTTCATAGTTCATAAAGGCCTCAGAGCGTTATTGAACTACCTGGGTTGCCTGTAGCAAAGCACAGGCACAAAGCCCATCAGCTGGGACAAACAGATTTCCGCAAAACTGGCACTCTCACACTCAGCCTTGCCCCAGACATGTTCCGCACACATGTGCTCAAAAGGAATGCTTTTCTCAAGGCTGCTAAACAAAAAGCTGCCAATAGGAGGATCTGGGAGGCATGTCGTGTGAGATATATTTATGAATCTATTAACATCTTCAGTGAGTGGTCAAGGTCTTCTTGACCACGTTCACTTGATTGCCAATCTTTATTCCGATTTGTGAAATTCGGCCTTGTTGTGCCAAAGCAGCTTTTCATGAACAAGATGTTGGTCAACCCCTTCACTTCGGTTGGAGTTCCAACCGAATATTAAGAAAACTTCATATGCAGGAATCGTGCCAGTTTTGATACCTACATTTGAAACCCGACAGAACAATCTGTAACAAAGTGATGTGTAATCATTACTTTGTCCAGAACAAATAACACCACTGGTTTCAGTATCAGTGGGAGCAAGGCTCTTCCGAATGCCATTGCATATGCTCACTCAAAGCTTTTCCACCTCCTCAAGCTTGTGTTCGAGGATCAACTCGTGTCCCTGAAACTTGAAATAGCCCAGGAATTTCTTCTTTTGCAGCATGAGCGGAAACCATAGCCTGTCGTCTGCCCACATGTGATCAAAGGGGATTTTCTCCCACTCAAACCACTGGGGCCGCATCTCTGTCAGAGATGGGAAAACAGTTAGATACTCAAAGAGTAGCCTACTCAGAGATTCTCAGATACTCAGTGATTTCAGGCTACACACTGCTAAGACACACTTCAGGCTACAGTTtagttatttgtttagttatttaGTTGCTGTTCTCTATGTTGAGAATCTAACTGAAGGAAActtttgttcttaaaaaaaaagaactttggCAATTTGGTTTCATTTAGACTTTACTTGAACGTCATGTAATTCACTTTCCTTTTTATCAGTTGAAACAGTTACATTCTGAACAGCTACTTTACCTCTGTACGTcttgtgtttaatgttaaaCACAATTACTTGAACATAgatggaaaaatataaaaaaaacgAGAGGGAAAGATTACCATCAGACTCAGCTGGGTCTCCATTGAAAGAGTCGGCCCTGAAAATATGAACATCCAGCAGCTCCGTTTCTCCCACAAACTCAAATTTTATGTTTCCTATCTTGTCCAATGAATCCACTGTAAGACTACTTTCCTCCAACAGCTCCCTGAAAAAAGACAGTTTGTTATGCCCTGGTAGGAAGAAATAACTCTTTAAAGTCTTTAATGCTACAGACTTCACCAGAATGTGTTGCTTGGTGCTCAGAATCCTTCAGTAGATGGCCCTCAGTAGACTCATCCTACATGTCGGAACTTTGTCAGTTCAAGCTGAATGTTATCTGCACTGAAGAAAATTGCACATAGACTGTGTAGcatgtgacagagtgtgtgatATTAAACAATTTGATATTAATTTGAAACTAATATTTCATGAATTTATAGTCATGTGCTGCAAAGATCTGTTTTTGGGTGTATGGCATGTATAACAAATGACTGTACAAACACTTTCAAGCCAAGTCAAACACTTTCAAGCCAAGTGTGTTGACAGTGTTTgttattgatatttatattttaacaaacagaaagaaatgtttaaagCATATATTTGCAATAGGTTCTTGTAAATCCTCCTGACTGAGCTGTCACAACTGTCTTCTAAGCAGATTGACATCCTGTAGAGATGGTACTGTTTTGTGGGTAGGCAAGTGTTTTTGCACAAACTTAACCAAAGCGTTGtcccatcttttttttaaacattgtagATAAAGAACTATGgtgactattattatttttagtctTGAAGCCATGACTTACCGCCTGGCTGCTTGTTCAATGGTCTCCCCGGGTTGTACTTTCCCTCCAAAGCCGTTCCACTTCCCTGCGCCAAATCCTCTTTTCTTCATTCCCAGCAGCACACGCCCCGGCTGCACCACTAACACCAGAGTCAATAGCTTGGAGGTCAACATCGGGCTCgctgaaacacaaaataagTCAACACAGTACACCAGAGACGTTGTTCAGTGCTGCGTAGACTGAATCAGAGCATCTGCTTTCCATGTACCCCAAATAACAATCTCTATTATCCAATTTACATTTGATATTATCATGGAGGTGCAAGAGATTCAAAAGACTTAAACATCTGTAAGACATGGGAGACCTGGGTCCTGAACGCATCCcaaaaaaatttatttaatttcaaaatttcagttaaaatttCTGCTTAGGTTTTAAAAAGATAAGGAagcattttgattattttaaatcaaaacagaTGGTTTAATTTatccacaaagaaaaaaaaactattaaagaaaaatatttgcgGCATAATTTCAGTCCAGGCTCTGTGAATCTGCTGGAGGTCTGCAGGGAACCATACACTTAGAACTGACAGTGGACACATGATGACGCATATAACGTTCTGAGACGCCAAAGCCATGATGTAAACAGGTAGCCAGGAACAAATTGATAGCTAGTTACGTCGATCCGTAGCTAGTTAGCCAATACCAACGAGGTTTATAAATACTCTGCTTATACAATATCTGTAGCTGGCTTGTAAGGAAAAGCACGTACCTTGCACTTAAACAGGTTGTAGTTTACAGGGTTTATAAAAATACTATTGTGAGGTCACTCCTCTATTGTTGGGAATCGCTAATATGCGAAGAAATAGATGTTTGCATATAAAGTGATGTTGCATATATTGCAATCTATGTACAGTGCACGCCGCAGGACAGCTACAATGTACTCTCTTTCGCGCGACGTGCATGCATCATGGACCACGTGACACTGTACGACAGTCTAAATTGTTCGGCTGGAAACAGGAACAACGTGGTtgtgtattttctgtaaatgtggCTATAGACGTATTTCCAGTCTAACAATGTTTCGTGTTTATTTTACTGACTTTGAAAGATCTGTGTTGAGAAGGATTTGCTGAGTGAAAGTGTATAGTCTAGATATGTACTGTTTATCATTGTTGCAAAGATCGTGTGTGCACACCTCTGCCAGGACTTGGAAAAAAGCACCACAAAACCTGAAAGGGAAAAGTGCATCGGAACAGCGGTGGATTGTCCGGCAGCTCAATGACCCTTTTGTGAAAGCCGCTCATAAGCAAAACTATCGCTGCAGGAGCGCCTTTAAACTACTGGAGATAGACGACAAGCACAAAATTCTGAAGCCTGGCTGCAGCGTCATCGACTGCGGCGCTGCTCCAGGCGCATGGAGCCAAGTTGCGGTTGAAAGAGTAAATTCAGCCGGATCAAGTGAGTGAATAGGTCGACCAATATCTATTTTGAACCCTGTctgttaaataatgtaaattaatctTTTCACCATGTATGATTTTATTGTATCTTACAGCATGCAAGTTTACTTTTGTGCTTCTTATACCATGTCGTATTTGGGCAGAGTAGTTAGGCttggaaaaaaattgcagttTCTAGCCCCGGGTGAAACAGTATTGTTGTCTCATTGAGCAATGTGAGCAATGTAGTGAACCTTAACGGTTTCAGTAGTAAACAGCAATATACCTGAAGACTGTACAATGCATATTCTATGTAGACAGATGTGCAAAAAGTGTCTAtcaaaaaataatcatattatGCTCTCTCTTTTGCAAGATACTGAATTCCCAAAAGGCTTTGTTGTTGGGGTGGACCTTCTCCGTATTGCCCCTCTGGATGGAGCCCTCTTCCTGTCCAATTGTGACGTCACAGACCCAGCCACACAAGAAAAGCTGCAGAATCTTCTCCCTGGATCACAGGCAGATGTCATTCTGAGTGACATGGCCCCCAACGCCAGCGGCTTCAGAGAAATGGACCATGAACGACTCATtgccatgtgtctgtctgtggcgGACTTGGCCGAGAGGGTTCTGCGGCCGGGTGGCTCACTAATCTGTAAATACTGGGATGGAGGTCAGGCCCACCAGGTTCAAAGCAGGCTGGCTTGCGCTTTCCGTGAAGTGAAGATTGTGAAACCCAAAGCCAGCCGGAAGGAATCCGCTGAACTGTTTTACTTGGCAAGGTTGTTCAAAAAGTAAAGATGTATTTAAGACAGTAATCAATTCCTAAGCGGCCACTACGCATTTTAATCTAAAAGccaagtatttatttttatgtaataagAACATTTCCCTGATTAAATGGCTCCTTTTACTTAACATCTTGTGAAATTGATAGTATGTTGAAGGATGTAGTTTACAATAAACGTATAACCTAATTGGTAAATCTTATATGTGTACCAGCACTGTCCccacattaaataaaaagcattgTGTTAAATATGAAGGGTAATAGAAGAATTGGAATTCCACTCATTCATAGCAGTGGATGATCAGAATGAGAAGTCTTATTTGCATTGCAGATTCCAAAATGTGTGTTTAGGTGATTCAATTACCTTTTTGGGACGACTGTGTTGGTACTTGACAATAAGACATATTGCTTAATATTGAAGGACCGTGAAGTCTGCTTTTTCAGATGAGAAATTACCTCAGAAAACTCCATACAGCTTAATTAGGGACCCATGGTATGGTGTGGGTAGTGATTTGGGATTTCTCTTGGCCTTGCTTccattaaaactgaatgtaGGAGCAGCGTAGTATTATAAATCAACCTAAGCATAATGAAGTTGCACATGATACAAGTCAGTCCAGACATTCACTTACTGCATTTATCCCACTGGTACCTGAGTCACAAGTGAAATCTGATGTTTTCACTGCTGGAATCAATGCAAAATGTACAACAAGACACTAGAAGAGACAGATGCCACTTTTTATCAGGCCAATGATGTGCTAAATGCAGATATCCACCagctttgtaatgttttgtaatgacTATAGCCGCATGCAAATGGGTATAATGATGTTGCTTAAACTGTCATTTACTGCCATTTATGTTCCTGCCCTCGCTTCCCACATCATTTGTACAAAGACTTGTTTAAATTAGAGGAAATTAGAGGCAATGAGTATGCAATATATGACCATGGGCAAACCCTATTAATTGTTACTGTAAGTACTTTGGATTAGTAAAAAGAGTGAAGCGAGCTGTGAAAAAGCCATTTATCCCAAAGACCCTACTGGTACTGGATTTCATCCAAATAAGTTTACAGGCAGCCTTTCTGGGTTAACTGCGCTCACTGATCTCCATTGACAGTAACTGCAAcctgtgctgtcattttcattcagtgcaGACAATCTGCTGTGTGAGAATAGATTGAGGAGCTAAATCACATAAAAGCTAAGAGATGCAGCTCACTACCCAGGTGACTGAAAACCAGGGCCTTCAGACCTGAGGCGCAACGTCCTCAATTGGATATTGGGTCTGAAAATGAGTTCATTTTAGACTCGCAGTTCTTAGGTGACTCCTCTGAGACATTATCGGCTGTCTCCCTCACTGACGGCTGAGGTCTGAGGATTGTCTGCCGGTTTATTAAAGCAACTGCTCATACCCATTTGTGTCATGTTGTCCACTCTGTACGGCAGATTGTCTTTGGGACAAATTAACCTCTGCGCCTGCTGGCAGCATAGTGTTTTATTATGAGATAATTAGATTTATTTATGGGGGTCTGAATGATAAACAGGTTTGAGCCTCATAACATGGAAGGTGaaacaccaaacacaaacaccagtgTAACACCTACACAGCTGTGGTATAGCTGAGGTTTTGCTGCACTCTGGTCTGATAATTGCCACTGCAGTTTCCACATGTGTAGCCTATAAAATGTCTATAAAATGAACATCAAAAATAGTTAATAATTGAGGACTGTTTGTCTGTTACAATCTCAATGTTAATAAACAGGTTGGCTTTGTTAAATTTGAGAAGTTTCAACAATAAAACCCCTCCTTCATAAAGAATGATCTGATCTCCATCAGATCACAGCActttcttttttgatgaaaaagtTTAATATTAAGAAAACTAATGAGCCATTTGTAGACCTACATGTGGCTCAAATTccttaaaatgatattttattcagATGCTGTTATTAAGGTCATTCGTACACTTGGTGACTTACTGAACCAATTAAGGTAGGATACTCTGTAAATGTGTCCCAGCTGGGGTTAGAACCTGCAAACATCTGGTTACAAGTCCAGTTTTGTATTCACTTTATTACAGTATACTTTTATACTGCTCATTTTAAGCATCCAGTGCTCCAAAACCACTTGTCATTTgaggttttgttgttgttgttctgtgggtgggggagatatataacatttttcattattttgatataTGCATAGTTTTGTTTATAATTGCATTATGCACTTCTAAATTCTGTAGGAATTGCTTTACTCTCAGGGTAATTATTACCATTTTTCATATCGACCTTTACCTGTCTGTACTTGTATTCATGTATATATTAACGTCATATACTTTTGGTTATTatggataagggtgtctgatAAATTACCTAATTATACTATAATAAAGTATGACCATACTATCGTTTTACAATTACTGAATAATAAATGGCTTCAGAAGCTTACTCACAGCATTGCCTGTTTACAAATCCTACTTAAATGCGATGCCACACATTTAATTTCCATATCTCAAAATGCGCTATAACAAAGAAGAAACCAAACTTTAATGAGTTACCTTTGCATGatttcatttaacatgcatCCCCCAAAGCTATCCCGTTAAAGCTGTTTCAGAAGACGACACTCGGAACTCTTGCAAGGTGTGGCCTTTACAGTTGCTCCTGTCCTGTCAATGCTAGACACTAGATGGCGCTCTTGATATTTAAGTATGCCTGTGGTAGAGCTGCATGACTTCCACAGCAGTCGTCTGTTCATTTCCATACCATTATGTACTAAGCAGGCGCAGGTATTTGTTCATCATTTTGTGATTTGTACGTATGTATTTGTAGTCTTTTGCTTTATAATAAATTGCAGGATTGTTAGTTCGTTTGTTCCCTTGTTTTGCTGCTGAAAATGCGCTTTTCATgaattgttttcatgtgtttcacGTCTTGATGAAATGTATGATTACGATGCGAGTAAGGTCtcctaaaacacaaaatgagtaTCTCATCCTTCCAAGGACTGTGCGATTCATCAGGGGTTTCATTGCAAATCACTGTCAACGCGGGGTATTATTTGGGCGATGTCTACTAGAAGTTACCATCGGTGTCTCTATGCATTAGGCACGTTAGGCTAAGGCAAAATACTATGTAGCTAATAACGTCAATTTTTTGTAGGTAAAAATAAGTTCAATAAGCAATTGTACATGCTGTAATTCATCTGTAATGTGGCAAACTGTTTAGTTACTTTTGGGATTGaggttctgctgctgtttttctttctttcatgcTTTATTGAGCACAAGTAGAGGTTTTAGCACGTTTTAAGTTTTGCCTCCACATACCTCTTCAGGGACTAAAATAATTGGCCTTGCTTTCGCTGAGCTTTAGTGCGACTCGTAACGCTGAAACAGCCGGTGCGGTCACTCTTCCATGTTTAACATAATGTTAGGCCTTTGGTCGTCGTGGCTTTAGTGCCTGAAGGAGTTCTCGTATGGCGTTGGCTTCACCTGGTCCCAACTACATCAGGGTGCAAATATCATCAAGCAAGCTGCTTCGGCATTGTCAGGCTGGTCAGTTGTGTTTTAACAATGTAGCGACCTAGCTAATATACTTTCTCTTTGATTACGTATAACATTTGCTAACTTATTAAGCAGGATACCTACATGGTTAACTAGCTAACGTGTAGCTGCTGGCTGGCACAATGTTCCTCGCTacaaacataatgaaaataaatgtactgtatctgtgtggGTTTTGGAAGTGGTATTTCGCTAACATAAGCGCTGTTGTACACTACCATTAGTACCGTTACGTATCTTATCTACCGTTGATTCACAAGTAACCAACTAACTATCTGGATAGCTGGCCAGCTGCTGACACCTAACACGCTTATCGGATGTAGCcacaatgtacagtaatggTATAGCTGCCTACATATTGACATGCCATCATATGAGTGTAGTTGTAGACTAAGTctctcaataataataataaaaactggaGACCAATACgtgcaaaataataatagtgcATCTTCGgtaatacactatatggacaaaagtatttggccacacctgcttttcagggtttgggctaggccccttatcttcagtgaagggcaatcttaatgcttcagcataccaagacattttggacaatgctatgcttccaactttgtggcaacagtttggggaagtcCCTTTTCtgttccaacatgactgtgccccagtgcacaaagcaaggactatgaagacatggtttgatgagttcggtgtggaagaacttgactggcctgcacagagccctgaccttaacccaatcgagcacctttgggatgaactggaacggagattgcgagctaggccttctcgtccaacatcagtgcctgacctcataaatgctctacagaatgaatgggcacaaattcccacagaaacactccaaaatcttgctTAAAGCCTTCCAAGaggagtggaagctgttatagctgcaaaagggggaccaactccatattaaagtatatgtatttgaatacaatgtcattacaatgtaatgatcAGGTGTCCGAGTACTTTTGTCCGTATAGTGTAATAGTGTACTACACCAtaatattgtgtgtttattaaagCTGAGAGCTCAAaaactgctgttgctgctgctggaagCGTTAGCAGATTTTTATGAGAAACAAGATTCTGTGCATTACGGTATAGCACAGATATTCCTCTTTATCTCCTTTCATCAAATGCTACAG
It contains:
- the nudt1 gene encoding 7,8-dihydro-8-oxoguanine triphosphatase yields the protein MLTSKLLTLVLVVQPGRVLLGMKKRGFGAGKWNGFGGKVQPGETIEQAARRELLEESSLTVDSLDKIGNIKFEFVGETELLDVHIFRADSFNGDPAESDEMRPQWFEWEKIPFDHMWADDRLWFPLMLQKKKFLGYFKFQGHELILEHKLEEVEKL
- the mrm2 gene encoding rRNA methyltransferase 2, mitochondrial, whose translation is MYCLSLLQRSCVHTSARTWKKAPQNLKGKSASEQRWIVRQLNDPFVKAAHKQNYRCRSAFKLLEIDDKHKILKPGCSVIDCGAAPGAWSQVAVERVNSAGSNTEFPKGFVVGVDLLRIAPLDGALFLSNCDVTDPATQEKLQNLLPGSQADVILSDMAPNASGFREMDHERLIAMCLSVADLAERVLRPGGSLICKYWDGGQAHQVQSRLACAFREVKIVKPKASRKESAELFYLARLFKK